In one Scomber japonicus isolate fScoJap1 chromosome 6, fScoJap1.pri, whole genome shotgun sequence genomic region, the following are encoded:
- the LOC128360755 gene encoding E3 SUMO-protein ligase ZBED1-like, producing MASERDAEKRKFEVAPSSYKSVVWDHFGFAVDYDADGKRIVNKQSTVCKHCYASVGYATGNTTNMFSHLRRHHPSVSIGRARSTSATANVNRPQPTIAASFQQQFATSSDKHKTITKAVGVFISKDMQPYSVVEDSGFRHMMKTIEPRYHVPSRTHFSGKVIPELYEACRGDIANELKQAPYLALSTDSWTSRATVSYLTVTVHYIVDWKIKAFVLQTHPLYESHTSEHLADELLHAVTEWKLERASIPIPVTTDNAQNIVNAIRNTASFGPHVGCFAHSLNLAAKKVVSLNPVSRLLGKIRKVVTFFHKSTTAHKVLAEKQVMLNIPQHRLIHDVTTRWNTVHDMLEQQPAIYSALLDKAVKKSAKDMSMLTDSELKLAEELIQLLNPLKKMTTLMSSESTPTSSMILPLKTMTLKSMAPDSQDSPTIRDAKAAVTKDLEKRYTDPDLLDFLHRATVLDPRFKSLPIIDEAMCDQVYKDLTSEIMEHQFQEGPSNE from the exons atggcgagtgaaagaGACGcggaaaaaagaaagtttgaaGTGGCACCGTCTTCGTACAAGTCTGTGGTGTGGGACCATTTTGGATTTGCCGTTGACTACGATGCAGACGGAAAAAGAATTGTCAACAAACAGTCTACTGTGTGCAAGCATTGCTATGCAAGCGTCGGATACGCAACAGGTAACACAACCAACATGTTCTCCCACCTACGCCGCCATCACCCGTCTGTTTCAATTGGAAGAGCACGGAGCACATCGGCGACAGCTAATGTTAACCGGCCGCAACCGACAATTGCTGCGTCGTTCCAACAGCAGTTTGCAACAAGCTCcgataaacacaaaacaataacaaaagcaGTGGGCGTCTTCATATCAAAAGACATGCAGCCCTATTCAGTGGTCGAGGATAGCGGATTTCGCCACATGATGAAAACCATCGAACCACGTTACCACGTACCCTCCCGCACCCATTTCAGTGGTAAAGTGATCCCAGAGCTGTATGAAGCATGCCGGGGGGATATTGCAAACGAACTGAAACAAGCACCCTACCTTGCTCTTTCCACCGACAGCTGGACCTCACGTGCAACCGTTAGCTACCTGACAGTGACCGTGCACTACATAGTTGATTGGAAAATTAAGGCATTCGTGCTACAGACTCATCCGTTGTATGAGAGCCATACAAGTGAACACCTGGCGGATGAATTACTGCATGCTGTTACCGAATGGAAGCTGGAGAGAGCAAGTATCCCCATTCCTGTAACCACAGACAATGCACAAAATATTGTGAATGCTATCCGTAATACAGCTAGCTTTGGACCACACGTCGGCTGCTTTGCACACAGCCTAAATCTCGCAGCTAAGAAAGTTGTCTCCCTCAACCCGGTGTCCCGTCTCCTCGGCAAGATCAGAAAAGTGGTGACATTTTTCCACAAAAGCACCACTGCCCACAAAGTTCTGGCGGAAAAACAGGTTATGTTAAACATACCACAACACCGATTAATTCATGACGTCACGACCCGCTGGAATACTGTACATGACATGCTGGAGCAACAACCAGCCATTTACTCTGCATTACTTGACAAGGCTGTGAAAAAGTCTGCAAAAGATATGTCAATGCTGACTGACAGTGAACTGAAGCTGGCAGAGGAACTCATCCAGCTGCTAAACCCACTTAAGAAGATGACAACTTTGATGAGCAGTGAATCAACTCCCACCTCATCCATGATTCTCCCTCTCAAAACAATGACACTGAAATCCATGGCACCAGATTCTCAGGACAGTCCAACCATCCGGGACGCCAAGGCAGCAGTCACCAAGGACTTGGAGAAGAGGTATACTGATCCAGATCTCCTGGACTTCCTGCACAGAGCCACAGTACTTGACCCAAGGTTCAAGTCATTACCCATTATTGATGAAGCCATGTGTGACCAAGTCTACAAGGACCTCACAAGTGAAATAATGGAGCATCAg TTTCAAGAAGGCCCAAGCAACGAGTAG
- the nlrx1 gene encoding NLR family member X1 isoform X1 encodes MSSLPRQLTAVWRWKRKLEVSLHPATCFHCRTFCSTASEADPLDPIEIHRRKLLLWFSHLPPEEKQFGGYFSPETMHVDPLILETKPEERAGLLSSPLQSQASSSPCVTVEQLFDAADARSEGRGLNVLLYGAVGTGKSTVVRKLVLDWCAGTTLTHFKLLVPFSCEDLGQLTKVASLRDLVSRKYLHLRKHPLLSGEGDGAKDVLFLFNGMERMKLDFRIGSTELCSDPNEPLPAGVVVVNLLRKYLLPEASVLVTTRLSALDRIPQKYVSSYAQICGFRDPDRQRAYFTSRLLQQSRETAQKYEAQALVELLYLNLQRESQLAAACFLPSYCWLTCATLHFLHFTDAKAPIRTLTGIYTSFLRLNFGGEVLGTGVGTSVPTQDSHSSLMLYVVRTVGKLAFDGVTNKRTSFSEKELEQWIGGKTKTDEELRQLATFRTDVLDFFLAPCVESGKYLPGEFSENNEKKYVFAVPAMQEYLAALYVVLGENKSVLEKLTKQVSVAIGQAGEDVSAIVNILSKFIPIRVFAVFNLLKLFPALYEKISSRTKGSIARTMATELFRTEDSYNEDVLDQVEQSLLGVHGPQPKQHSEGKPFELYPIFMGGLLHYGNRVLLQQLGCSIKSTTVAQITHALRKHLVRELNKPQPPEELMDLLVLLYEFQNPRLTAEVLASIRAIRLPNIRMTPLKCFVLSSVLSCAPASYHVEELDLSSCLLTHDMLQMLWPAFRHAQALNLQFNSLGPDSCILLRDLLLDPKSAIKSLQLCDNPLLESGACTLLEALPQNQSLRHLSLMHTGMGDKGALRLAERLQQHTGLQELNVAYNNIGDNAALVLVDACREHPSIHTVHLYLNPLSDVGKQSLYVRGVPKSHSSSERRVKVLASVTEGSDICEDWHPILRVIRDNASSWNRQRVQQQLQVFLRDLEWGRQQQQSLLKRLHFRRVEKGVRQTLRKLEKDTPPPA; translated from the exons ATGAGCTCACTGCCCAG ACAGCTGACAGCAGTgtggaggtggaagaggaagtTGGAGGTTTCTCTCCACCCAGCTACTTGCTTTCACTGCAGGACCTTCTGCTCTACAGCTTCAGAAGCAG aTCCACTAGATCCCATAGAGATCCACAGGAGGAAACTGTTACTGTGGTTCAGCCACCTTCCTCCAGAAGAGAAACAGTTTGGAGGCTACTTCAGCCCAGAGACCATGCATGTGGATCCACTCATCCTGGAAACAAAACCTGAGGAGAGAGCAGGACTCCTTAGCTCCCCTCTCCAAAGCCAGGCTTCCTCGAGCCCCTGTGTGACTGTGGAGCagctgtttgatgctgctgatgCCCGGAGTGAGGGCCGAGGACTCAACGTGTTGCTGTACGGTGCCGTGGGAACAGGGAAAAGTACAGTGGTCCGAAAACTGGTGCTGGACTGGTGTGCTGGGACCACCCTGACCCACTTCAAGCTGCTGGTTCCTTTCTCCTGTGAGGACCTCGGCCAACTGACAAA GGTGGCCTCTTTGAGGGACCTAGTGAGCAGGAAGTACCTCCACTTGAGAAAACACCCTCTGCTGAGTGGAGAGGGAGACGGGGCCAAGGATGTGCTCTTCCTCTTTAACGGGATGGAAAGGATGAAACTGGACTTCCGGATCGGATCCACAGAGCTCTGCAGCGACCCCAATGAGCCGCTGCCTGCAGGTGTGGTGGTGGTCAACCTGCTCAGGAAGTACCTGCTGCCTGAG GCCAGTGTCTTGGTCACCACCAGGCTGTCTGCCCTGGACCGCATTCCTCAGAAGTATGTGAGTAGCTATGCACAGATCTGTGGCTTCAGGGACCCGGACCGTCAGCGGGCCTACTTCACCAGCCGCCTACTGCAGCAGAGCAGGGAGACGgcacagaagtacgaggctcaGGCTCTTGTAGAGCTGCTTTACCTCAACctccagagagagagccagCTGGCTGCAGCCTGCTTCCTCCCCTCCTACTGCTGGCTCACATGTGCTACCTTACACTTCCTGCATTTCACTGACGCCAAGGCACCCATCCGTACTCTGACTGGCATCTACACCAGTTTCCTCAGGCTCAACTTTGGAGGCGAGGTGCTAGGCACAGGAGTAGGAACGAGTGTGCCCACTCAGGATTCCCACAGCTCTCTGATGTTGTATGTAGTCCGTACGGTTGGAAAACTTGCATTTGATGGCGTGACAAACAAACGTACGTCGTTCTCAGAAAAAGAGCTGGAGCAGTGGATAGGAGGGAAGACCAAGACGGATGAGGAGCTCCGTCAGCTGGCCACGTTCCGAACTGACGTATTAGACTTCTTCTTGGCTCCCTGTGTTGAGAGTGGCAAGTATTTACCAGGAGAATTCAGTGAGAATAATGAGAAGAAATATGTATTTGCTGTCCCGGCCATGCAAGAGTACCTGGCTGCTCTCTACGTGGTTCTAGGAGAAAATAAATCTGTTCTAGAGAAGCTGACTAAACAGGTGTCTGTAGCCATCGGTCAGGCAGGTGAGGATGTCAGTGCCATCGTCAACATCCTCTCTAAGTTCATCCCCATCAGAGTCTTCGCTGTCTTCAACCTCCTCAAGCTTTTTCCAGCGCTCTATGAGAAAATCAGCAGTCGCACCAAAGGCAGCATCGCCAGAACCATGGCAACCGAGCTGTTCCGCACCGAGGACAGCTACAACGAGGATGTCCTGGATCAAGTGGAGCAAAGCCTGCTGGGAGTCCATGGCCCACAGCCAAAACAGCACAGTGAGGGCAAGCCTTTTGAGCTCTACCCCATCTTCATGGGAGGACTGTTGCATTATGGTAACCGAGTCCTTCTCCAGCAACTTGGGTGCAGTATTAAGAGCACCACTGTGGCCCAGATCACACATGCTCTTCGGAAGCACCTTGTCAGAG aGCTCAACAAGCCACAGCCACCGGAGGAACTGATGGATCTGCTAGTCCTCCTGTATGAGTTTCAGAACCCCAGACTCACTGCAGAGGTCCTGGCCTCCATCAGAGCCATTCGCCTCCCCAACATTCGTATGACACCACTCAAATGCTTCGTTTTGAGTTCCGTGCTCTCATGCGCCCCTGCAAG CTATCATGTTGAAGAGCTGGACTTGTCCTCCTGTCTGCTGACTCATGACATGCTCCAGATGCTGTGGCCTGCCTTCAGACATGCACAGGCCCTCAA TCTGCAGTTTAACAGCCTGGGTCCTGACTCCTGCATCCTCCTGAGAGATCTCTTACTAGACCCCAAGAGTGCTATTAAATCTCTGCA ATTGTGTGACAATCCTCTGCTGGAATCTGGAGCCTGCACCCTTCTAGAGGCCCTGCCACAGAACCAGTCCCTGAGGCATCTGTCCCTGATGCACACTGGCATGGGGGACAAGGGGGCCCTGCGGCTGGCTGAGAGGCTCCAGCAGCACACTGGGCTCCAGGAGCTCAATGTGGCCTACAACAACATAGGAGATAACGCTGCTCTGGTCCTGGTCGATGCCTGCAGGGAACACCCCAGCATTCACACCGTGCA TTTGTACTTGAACCCTCTGAGTGATGTGGGGAAGCAATCCCTGTATGTCCGAGGCGTTCCTAAGAGTCACAGCAGCAGTGAGCGGCGGGTCAAGGTCCTGGCTTCAGTTACTGAAGGCTCTGACATCTGTGAGGACTGGCACCCCATCCTGAGAGTGATACGAGACAATGCTTCATCCTGGAACCGCCAGCGTGTACAACAGCAActtcag GTTTTCCTCAGGGATCTGGAGTGGGgccgtcagcagcagcagagcctcTTGAAGAGGCTACACTTCCGCAGGGTGGAGAAGGGTGTCAGGCAGACACTACGGAAGCTCGAGAAGGACACTCCACCTCCAGCATAA
- the nlrx1 gene encoding NLR family member X1 isoform X2 — protein sequence MSSLPRQLTAVWRWKRKLEVSLHPATCFHCRTFCSTASEADPIEIHRRKLLLWFSHLPPEEKQFGGYFSPETMHVDPLILETKPEERAGLLSSPLQSQASSSPCVTVEQLFDAADARSEGRGLNVLLYGAVGTGKSTVVRKLVLDWCAGTTLTHFKLLVPFSCEDLGQLTKVASLRDLVSRKYLHLRKHPLLSGEGDGAKDVLFLFNGMERMKLDFRIGSTELCSDPNEPLPAGVVVVNLLRKYLLPEASVLVTTRLSALDRIPQKYVSSYAQICGFRDPDRQRAYFTSRLLQQSRETAQKYEAQALVELLYLNLQRESQLAAACFLPSYCWLTCATLHFLHFTDAKAPIRTLTGIYTSFLRLNFGGEVLGTGVGTSVPTQDSHSSLMLYVVRTVGKLAFDGVTNKRTSFSEKELEQWIGGKTKTDEELRQLATFRTDVLDFFLAPCVESGKYLPGEFSENNEKKYVFAVPAMQEYLAALYVVLGENKSVLEKLTKQVSVAIGQAGEDVSAIVNILSKFIPIRVFAVFNLLKLFPALYEKISSRTKGSIARTMATELFRTEDSYNEDVLDQVEQSLLGVHGPQPKQHSEGKPFELYPIFMGGLLHYGNRVLLQQLGCSIKSTTVAQITHALRKHLVRELNKPQPPEELMDLLVLLYEFQNPRLTAEVLASIRAIRLPNIRMTPLKCFVLSSVLSCAPASYHVEELDLSSCLLTHDMLQMLWPAFRHAQALNLQFNSLGPDSCILLRDLLLDPKSAIKSLQLCDNPLLESGACTLLEALPQNQSLRHLSLMHTGMGDKGALRLAERLQQHTGLQELNVAYNNIGDNAALVLVDACREHPSIHTVHLYLNPLSDVGKQSLYVRGVPKSHSSSERRVKVLASVTEGSDICEDWHPILRVIRDNASSWNRQRVQQQLQVFLRDLEWGRQQQQSLLKRLHFRRVEKGVRQTLRKLEKDTPPPA from the exons ATGAGCTCACTGCCCAG ACAGCTGACAGCAGTgtggaggtggaagaggaagtTGGAGGTTTCTCTCCACCCAGCTACTTGCTTTCACTGCAGGACCTTCTGCTCTACAGCTTCAGAAGCAG ATCCCATAGAGATCCACAGGAGGAAACTGTTACTGTGGTTCAGCCACCTTCCTCCAGAAGAGAAACAGTTTGGAGGCTACTTCAGCCCAGAGACCATGCATGTGGATCCACTCATCCTGGAAACAAAACCTGAGGAGAGAGCAGGACTCCTTAGCTCCCCTCTCCAAAGCCAGGCTTCCTCGAGCCCCTGTGTGACTGTGGAGCagctgtttgatgctgctgatgCCCGGAGTGAGGGCCGAGGACTCAACGTGTTGCTGTACGGTGCCGTGGGAACAGGGAAAAGTACAGTGGTCCGAAAACTGGTGCTGGACTGGTGTGCTGGGACCACCCTGACCCACTTCAAGCTGCTGGTTCCTTTCTCCTGTGAGGACCTCGGCCAACTGACAAA GGTGGCCTCTTTGAGGGACCTAGTGAGCAGGAAGTACCTCCACTTGAGAAAACACCCTCTGCTGAGTGGAGAGGGAGACGGGGCCAAGGATGTGCTCTTCCTCTTTAACGGGATGGAAAGGATGAAACTGGACTTCCGGATCGGATCCACAGAGCTCTGCAGCGACCCCAATGAGCCGCTGCCTGCAGGTGTGGTGGTGGTCAACCTGCTCAGGAAGTACCTGCTGCCTGAG GCCAGTGTCTTGGTCACCACCAGGCTGTCTGCCCTGGACCGCATTCCTCAGAAGTATGTGAGTAGCTATGCACAGATCTGTGGCTTCAGGGACCCGGACCGTCAGCGGGCCTACTTCACCAGCCGCCTACTGCAGCAGAGCAGGGAGACGgcacagaagtacgaggctcaGGCTCTTGTAGAGCTGCTTTACCTCAACctccagagagagagccagCTGGCTGCAGCCTGCTTCCTCCCCTCCTACTGCTGGCTCACATGTGCTACCTTACACTTCCTGCATTTCACTGACGCCAAGGCACCCATCCGTACTCTGACTGGCATCTACACCAGTTTCCTCAGGCTCAACTTTGGAGGCGAGGTGCTAGGCACAGGAGTAGGAACGAGTGTGCCCACTCAGGATTCCCACAGCTCTCTGATGTTGTATGTAGTCCGTACGGTTGGAAAACTTGCATTTGATGGCGTGACAAACAAACGTACGTCGTTCTCAGAAAAAGAGCTGGAGCAGTGGATAGGAGGGAAGACCAAGACGGATGAGGAGCTCCGTCAGCTGGCCACGTTCCGAACTGACGTATTAGACTTCTTCTTGGCTCCCTGTGTTGAGAGTGGCAAGTATTTACCAGGAGAATTCAGTGAGAATAATGAGAAGAAATATGTATTTGCTGTCCCGGCCATGCAAGAGTACCTGGCTGCTCTCTACGTGGTTCTAGGAGAAAATAAATCTGTTCTAGAGAAGCTGACTAAACAGGTGTCTGTAGCCATCGGTCAGGCAGGTGAGGATGTCAGTGCCATCGTCAACATCCTCTCTAAGTTCATCCCCATCAGAGTCTTCGCTGTCTTCAACCTCCTCAAGCTTTTTCCAGCGCTCTATGAGAAAATCAGCAGTCGCACCAAAGGCAGCATCGCCAGAACCATGGCAACCGAGCTGTTCCGCACCGAGGACAGCTACAACGAGGATGTCCTGGATCAAGTGGAGCAAAGCCTGCTGGGAGTCCATGGCCCACAGCCAAAACAGCACAGTGAGGGCAAGCCTTTTGAGCTCTACCCCATCTTCATGGGAGGACTGTTGCATTATGGTAACCGAGTCCTTCTCCAGCAACTTGGGTGCAGTATTAAGAGCACCACTGTGGCCCAGATCACACATGCTCTTCGGAAGCACCTTGTCAGAG aGCTCAACAAGCCACAGCCACCGGAGGAACTGATGGATCTGCTAGTCCTCCTGTATGAGTTTCAGAACCCCAGACTCACTGCAGAGGTCCTGGCCTCCATCAGAGCCATTCGCCTCCCCAACATTCGTATGACACCACTCAAATGCTTCGTTTTGAGTTCCGTGCTCTCATGCGCCCCTGCAAG CTATCATGTTGAAGAGCTGGACTTGTCCTCCTGTCTGCTGACTCATGACATGCTCCAGATGCTGTGGCCTGCCTTCAGACATGCACAGGCCCTCAA TCTGCAGTTTAACAGCCTGGGTCCTGACTCCTGCATCCTCCTGAGAGATCTCTTACTAGACCCCAAGAGTGCTATTAAATCTCTGCA ATTGTGTGACAATCCTCTGCTGGAATCTGGAGCCTGCACCCTTCTAGAGGCCCTGCCACAGAACCAGTCCCTGAGGCATCTGTCCCTGATGCACACTGGCATGGGGGACAAGGGGGCCCTGCGGCTGGCTGAGAGGCTCCAGCAGCACACTGGGCTCCAGGAGCTCAATGTGGCCTACAACAACATAGGAGATAACGCTGCTCTGGTCCTGGTCGATGCCTGCAGGGAACACCCCAGCATTCACACCGTGCA TTTGTACTTGAACCCTCTGAGTGATGTGGGGAAGCAATCCCTGTATGTCCGAGGCGTTCCTAAGAGTCACAGCAGCAGTGAGCGGCGGGTCAAGGTCCTGGCTTCAGTTACTGAAGGCTCTGACATCTGTGAGGACTGGCACCCCATCCTGAGAGTGATACGAGACAATGCTTCATCCTGGAACCGCCAGCGTGTACAACAGCAActtcag GTTTTCCTCAGGGATCTGGAGTGGGgccgtcagcagcagcagagcctcTTGAAGAGGCTACACTTCCGCAGGGTGGAGAAGGGTGTCAGGCAGACACTACGGAAGCTCGAGAAGGACACTCCACCTCCAGCATAA